One Actinoplanes missouriensis 431 DNA segment encodes these proteins:
- a CDS encoding TldD/PmbA family protein has protein sequence MTHFDEAGAAVQAALDAGARYADARVMVRRTEAMSARDGAVEDVGFDESAGIGVRALVGSGWGFYAVPDLSEPAARAAGRRAAEIAAASASVSGPPVGLVPAGAVVASWASDCVIDPLGVSLADKGDLLVRATTAAKEAGADLAEANYSVWDTRKWFVSSEGHRIDQHIRECGAGVTASAFGDGEIQRRSWPSWRGQFGTRGWELVEEIDLVGNAPRMAEEARALLTAPLCPSGETTLVLGGEQLALQIHESVGHAIELDRILGWEAAFAGTSWLDLSRLGSLRYGSELMNITIDPTFPGALGSFGFDDEGTPATKRHAVRDGIWVGVLAGRDSASVAGLDYAGSVRSDGWSRLPMVRMTNVGLEPGPHTLDEIIAATDDGVFMDVNRSWSIDDRRLNFQFGCEIGYEIKNGKRGRMLRNPTYTGIGPKFWQSMDMLSSETIAWGTPNCGKGQPGQIGHTGHPAAPARFTGVRVGVRG, from the coding sequence ATGACCCATTTCGATGAGGCGGGTGCGGCGGTGCAGGCCGCGCTCGACGCGGGCGCGCGATATGCGGACGCCCGCGTCATGGTGCGGCGCACCGAGGCGATGTCGGCCCGGGACGGCGCCGTCGAGGACGTCGGTTTCGACGAGAGCGCGGGCATCGGCGTGCGAGCGCTGGTCGGCTCGGGGTGGGGCTTCTACGCCGTACCCGATCTGTCCGAGCCCGCGGCCCGCGCAGCCGGCCGGCGGGCCGCGGAGATCGCCGCCGCCAGTGCTTCGGTGTCCGGGCCGCCGGTGGGCCTGGTCCCGGCCGGCGCGGTCGTGGCGAGCTGGGCCAGCGACTGCGTGATCGACCCGCTCGGCGTCTCGCTCGCCGACAAGGGCGACCTGCTGGTCCGGGCGACCACCGCCGCCAAGGAGGCAGGCGCCGACCTGGCCGAGGCCAACTACTCGGTGTGGGACACCCGCAAGTGGTTCGTCTCCAGCGAGGGTCACCGCATCGACCAGCACATCCGGGAGTGCGGCGCGGGCGTCACCGCCAGCGCGTTCGGCGACGGGGAGATCCAGCGCCGGTCCTGGCCGTCGTGGCGCGGGCAGTTCGGCACCCGTGGCTGGGAGCTGGTCGAGGAGATCGACCTGGTCGGCAACGCGCCGCGGATGGCCGAGGAGGCCCGGGCGCTGCTCACCGCGCCGCTCTGCCCGTCCGGCGAGACCACCCTGGTGCTCGGCGGCGAGCAGCTGGCGCTGCAGATCCACGAGTCGGTCGGGCACGCCATCGAGCTGGACCGGATCCTCGGCTGGGAGGCGGCCTTCGCCGGCACCAGCTGGCTCGACCTGAGCCGGCTGGGCTCGCTGCGCTACGGCTCCGAGCTCATGAACATCACCATCGACCCGACGTTCCCCGGCGCCCTGGGCAGCTTCGGCTTCGACGACGAGGGCACGCCTGCCACGAAACGGCACGCGGTGCGCGACGGGATCTGGGTCGGCGTGCTGGCCGGGCGCGACTCGGCGTCGGTGGCCGGGCTGGACTACGCCGGCAGCGTCCGCTCCGACGGCTGGTCGCGGCTGCCGATGGTGCGGATGACGAACGTCGGGCTGGAACCCGGCCCGCACACCCTCGACGAGATCATCGCGGCCACCGACGACGGGGTGTTCATGGACGTCAACCGGTCCTGGTCGATCGACGACCGGCGGCTGAACTTCCAGTTCGGCTGCGAGATCGGGTACGAGATCAAGAACGGGAAGCGGGGACGGATGCTGCGCAACCCGACCTACACCGGGATCGGCCCCAAGTTCTGGCAGTCGATGGACATGCTCTCCTCCGAGACGATCGCCTGGGGCACGCCGAACTGCGGGAAGGGTCAGCCCGGCCAGATCGGCCACACCGGGCATCCGGCGGCGCCGGCCCGGTTCACCGGGGTACGGGTGGGGGTGCGCGGATGA
- a CDS encoding TldD/PmbA family protein — MSAELDVAARVVELIRELAGREAEAEVVVRNEAEALTRFANSAIHQNVADVTTGVRLRLHTGGRTAGGSTTVTGPDGLRALVERTLAAARVSPPDASWAGLTRPAALHVSAGHPGSGEHSGLSFGFDEATAHADPADRAARVRDFVDAAGGLETAGYCRTVAVAAAFANTAGQAVEGRTVEAAMDGIARSGSASAGFADGVARLAASRLSGIDGAVLGARAAAKARAAGQPAELPPGSYEVVLEPDAVKDLLENLATFGFNGKAWVQRQSFAEPGRAQFDPAVTIVDEPLGSRAEPAPGLPFDDEGTPRRSLVLVRDGVTRAVTHDRTSAAEAGAESTGHASPYSRSWGPQATHLRLEASDTAVSTADGPAAIAASARPLVARVARGLLITDFWYTRVLDPKSLVVTGLTRNGVWLIENGEIVSAVGNVRFTQSYPQALGPGRVHGIGGESVLLPESWGRARYAAPALHLAGWNVTGNASG; from the coding sequence ATGAGCGCCGAGCTGGATGTCGCGGCCCGGGTCGTCGAGCTGATCCGCGAGCTGGCCGGACGCGAGGCCGAGGCCGAGGTGGTGGTGCGCAACGAGGCCGAGGCGCTGACCCGCTTCGCGAACTCGGCGATCCACCAGAACGTCGCGGACGTGACCACCGGCGTGCGGCTGCGCCTGCACACCGGCGGGCGCACCGCGGGCGGCTCCACCACGGTCACCGGCCCGGACGGGCTGCGCGCGCTCGTCGAGCGCACCCTGGCGGCGGCCCGGGTGAGCCCGCCCGACGCGAGCTGGGCGGGTCTGACCCGGCCGGCCGCGCTGCACGTCTCGGCCGGTCACCCCGGCTCCGGCGAGCACTCCGGCCTGTCGTTCGGGTTCGACGAGGCGACCGCGCACGCCGATCCGGCCGACCGGGCCGCGCGGGTCCGGGACTTCGTCGACGCGGCCGGCGGCCTGGAGACCGCCGGTTACTGCCGGACCGTCGCCGTCGCGGCGGCGTTCGCCAACACCGCCGGGCAGGCCGTCGAGGGCCGGACCGTGGAGGCCGCGATGGACGGCATCGCCCGGTCCGGCAGCGCCTCCGCGGGCTTCGCCGACGGCGTGGCCCGGCTGGCCGCCTCCCGGTTGTCCGGCATCGACGGGGCGGTGCTCGGCGCTCGCGCCGCGGCCAAGGCACGCGCCGCCGGCCAACCGGCCGAGCTGCCACCCGGGTCGTACGAGGTGGTGCTCGAACCGGACGCGGTGAAAGACCTGCTGGAGAACCTCGCGACGTTCGGGTTCAACGGCAAGGCGTGGGTGCAGCGGCAGTCCTTCGCCGAGCCGGGCCGGGCCCAGTTCGACCCGGCGGTGACCATCGTGGACGAGCCGCTCGGCAGCCGGGCCGAGCCGGCGCCGGGTCTGCCGTTCGACGACGAGGGCACGCCACGCCGGTCGCTGGTCCTGGTCCGGGACGGCGTGACCAGGGCGGTCACCCACGACCGGACGTCGGCTGCGGAGGCCGGCGCCGAGTCGACCGGGCACGCCTCGCCCTACTCGCGGTCCTGGGGTCCGCAGGCCACCCACCTGCGGCTGGAGGCGTCGGACACGGCCGTGTCCACGGCGGACGGCCCGGCCGCGATCGCCGCGTCGGCCCGGCCGCTCGTCGCCCGGGTCGCCCGCGGCCTGCTGATCACCGATTTCTGGTACACCCGGGTGCTCGACCCGAAGAGCCTCGTGGTGACCGGCCTGACCCGCAACGGCGTCTGGCTGATCGAGAACGGGGAGATCGTCTCGGCGGTGGGCAACGTGCGGTTCACCCAGTCCTACCCGCAGGCGCTCGGGCCCGGCCGGGTGCACGGCATCGGCGGCGAGTCGGTGCTGCTCCCCGAGTCGTGGGGCCGCGCACGATACGCGGCGCCCGCCCTGCACCTGGCCGGATGGAACGTCACCGGGAACGCGTCGGGATGA
- a CDS encoding fumarate reductase/succinate dehydrogenase flavoprotein subunit, which produces MTTAIERHLYDVVVIGAGGAGLRAAIEARLAGKRTAIISKSLFGKAHTVMAEGGAAAAMGNANSRDNWMVHFRDTMRGGKFLNNFRMAELHAKEAPERIWELETYGALFDRTKDGKISQRNFGGHEYPRLAHVGDRTGLELIRTLQQKIVSLQQEDYAETGSYDSRIRVFQETTVTELLLDGDRVAGAFGYYRESGEFLLFEAPAVVLATGGVGRSYKVTSNSWEYTGDGHALALRAGATLINMEFLQFHPTGMVWPPSVKGILVTESVRGDGGVLRNSDGKRFMFDYVPDVFRKQYAETEEEADRWYTDPDNNRRPPELLPRDEVARAINSEVKAGRGSPAGGVFLDVSTRMPAEQIIRRLPSMHHQFKELADVDITKEPMEVGPTCHYVMGGVEVDPDTGAAFGRVEGLFAAGEVSGGMHGSNRLGGNSLSDLLVFGKRAGEHASSYVDSLDKRPKPSKVDVAAAVEVALAPLVRGEGENPYTLQQDLQAVMGDLVGIIRREGELSDALKRLHELRVRVANVAAGGGRRYNPGWHLALDLRNMLVVSECTAKAALEREESRGGHTREDFPKMSPQWRRINLICSIDESGDVHLERKPVPRMRDELSALFDRSELAKYLTDEELAELEAE; this is translated from the coding sequence ATGACCACCGCGATCGAACGACACCTGTACGACGTCGTCGTGATCGGTGCCGGCGGCGCCGGGCTGCGCGCGGCGATCGAGGCCCGGCTGGCCGGCAAGCGCACCGCGATCATCTCGAAGTCGCTGTTCGGCAAGGCGCACACGGTGATGGCCGAGGGTGGCGCGGCCGCCGCGATGGGCAACGCCAACTCGCGCGACAACTGGATGGTCCACTTCCGGGACACCATGCGCGGCGGCAAGTTCCTGAACAACTTCCGGATGGCGGAGCTGCACGCCAAGGAGGCGCCGGAGCGGATCTGGGAGCTGGAGACGTACGGCGCGCTCTTCGACCGTACGAAAGACGGCAAGATCTCCCAGCGCAACTTCGGCGGCCATGAATACCCCCGCCTCGCCCACGTCGGCGACCGGACCGGCCTGGAGCTGATCCGCACCCTGCAGCAGAAGATCGTCTCGCTGCAGCAGGAGGACTACGCCGAGACCGGCAGCTACGACTCGCGGATCCGGGTCTTCCAGGAGACCACCGTCACCGAGCTGCTGCTCGACGGCGACCGGGTGGCCGGCGCGTTCGGCTACTACCGCGAGTCCGGCGAGTTCCTGCTCTTCGAAGCGCCGGCCGTGGTCCTCGCCACCGGCGGGGTCGGCCGCAGCTACAAGGTCACCTCGAACTCCTGGGAGTACACCGGTGACGGCCACGCCCTGGCCCTGCGCGCCGGCGCGACGCTGATCAACATGGAGTTCCTGCAGTTCCACCCGACCGGCATGGTCTGGCCGCCCAGCGTGAAGGGCATCCTGGTCACCGAGTCGGTGCGCGGTGACGGCGGTGTGCTGCGCAACTCCGACGGCAAGCGGTTCATGTTCGACTACGTCCCCGACGTCTTCCGCAAGCAGTACGCGGAGACCGAGGAGGAGGCCGACCGCTGGTACACCGACCCCGACAACAACCGCCGCCCGCCCGAGCTGCTCCCCCGCGACGAGGTCGCCCGGGCGATCAACAGCGAGGTCAAGGCGGGGCGTGGCAGCCCGGCCGGCGGGGTCTTCCTGGACGTCTCCACCCGGATGCCGGCCGAGCAGATCATCCGGCGCCTGCCGTCGATGCACCACCAGTTCAAGGAGCTGGCCGACGTCGACATCACCAAGGAGCCGATGGAGGTCGGGCCGACCTGCCACTACGTGATGGGCGGCGTCGAGGTCGACCCGGACACCGGCGCGGCGTTCGGCCGGGTGGAGGGGCTGTTCGCCGCCGGTGAGGTCTCCGGCGGCATGCACGGGTCCAACCGGCTCGGCGGCAACTCCCTCTCCGACCTGCTGGTCTTCGGTAAACGGGCGGGCGAGCACGCGTCGTCCTACGTCGACTCGCTCGACAAGCGCCCCAAGCCGTCGAAGGTGGACGTCGCCGCCGCCGTGGAGGTGGCGCTCGCTCCGCTGGTCCGGGGGGAGGGCGAGAACCCGTACACCTTGCAACAAGATCTTCAGGCGGTGATGGGCGATCTCGTCGGCATCATCCGGCGCGAAGGCGAACTGAGCGACGCCCTGAAAAGACTTCACGAGCTTCGGGTACGGGTGGCGAACGTCGCGGCCGGCGGCGGCCGGCGCTACAACCCGGGCTGGCATCTGGCGCTCGACCTGCGCAACATGCTGGTCGTCTCGGAGTGCACGGCGAAAGCGGCGCTGGAACGGGAGGAGTCGCGCGGCGGGCACACCCGCGAGGACTTCCCGAAGATGAGCCCGCAGTGGCGCCGGATCAACCTGATCTGCTCGATCGACGAGTCCGGTGACGTGCACCTGGAACGCAAACCGGTCCCCCGGATGCGCGACGAGTTGTCCGCTCTCTTCGACCGCAGCGAGCTGGCGAAATACCTGACCGACGAGGAACTGGCCGAGTTGGAGGCAGAATGA
- a CDS encoding succinate dehydrogenase/fumarate reductase iron-sulfur subunit: MKRHFRVWRGDASGGDLTEFDVDVNEGEVVLDIIHRLQATQAPDLACRWNCKAGKCGSCSMEINGKPRLGCMTRMSTFTEDETITITPLRTFPVIRDLVTDVSFNYEKARETPAFAPPVGVAPGEYRMQQVDVERSQEFRKCIECFLCQNTCHVVRDHEENKEAFSGPRYFIRAAELDMHPLDARGDRKEYAQSSQGLGYCNITKCCTEVCPEHIKITDNAIIPMKERVVDRRYDPLVWLGRKIFRRDELEDTESMAPSGSTGVTGVAAGLPLSSSRLPEGPPVGADGHMDVAELAAPIQGGPSPFGEDVTFPLPPEEIVYTHPSTDKH, translated from the coding sequence ATGAAACGCCACTTCCGCGTCTGGCGCGGGGATGCGTCCGGCGGCGACCTGACCGAGTTCGACGTCGACGTGAACGAGGGCGAGGTGGTCCTCGACATCATCCACCGGTTGCAGGCCACCCAGGCGCCGGACCTGGCCTGCCGGTGGAACTGCAAGGCCGGCAAGTGCGGCTCCTGCTCCATGGAGATCAACGGCAAGCCGCGGCTCGGCTGCATGACCCGGATGTCGACGTTCACCGAGGACGAGACGATCACGATCACGCCGCTGCGGACCTTCCCGGTGATCCGGGACCTGGTAACCGACGTGTCGTTCAACTACGAGAAAGCGCGGGAGACCCCGGCGTTCGCCCCGCCGGTCGGGGTGGCCCCCGGCGAGTACCGGATGCAGCAGGTCGACGTGGAACGCAGCCAGGAGTTCCGCAAGTGCATCGAGTGCTTCCTCTGCCAGAACACCTGCCACGTGGTCCGCGACCACGAGGAGAACAAGGAGGCGTTCTCCGGCCCGCGGTACTTCATCCGGGCCGCCGAGCTCGACATGCATCCGCTCGACGCGCGCGGCGACCGCAAGGAGTACGCGCAGTCCAGCCAGGGCCTCGGCTACTGCAACATCACCAAGTGCTGCACCGAGGTCTGCCCGGAACACATCAAGATCACTGACAATGCGATCATCCCGATGAAGGAGCGCGTCGTGGACCGTCGCTACGACCCGCTGGTCTGGCTCGGCCGCAAGATCTTCCGGCGCGACGAGCTCGAGGACACGGAGTCGATGGCGCCCAGCGGCTCCACCGGCGTCACCGGGGTCGCGGCCGGGCTGCCGCTCTCCAGCTCCCGGCTGCCCGAGGGCCCACCGGTCGGCGCGGACGGTCACATGGACGTCGCCGAGCTCGCGGCGCCGATCCAGGGCGGCCCGTCCCCGTTCGGCGAGGACGTCACGTTCCCGCTGCCTCCCGAAGAGATCGTTTACACCCACCCGTCCACGGACAAGCACTGA
- a CDS encoding alpha-ketoglutarate-dependent dioxygenase AlkB, protein MSSSYQPSMLDLLGDGPALPAGPSDAVAFTPLDRVTRHRLTAGAWVDVLPGWMHGSDAVFETLLGIDWRAERRKMYDDVVDVPRLLRWFGGAETLPHPGLTSAKALLNTHYGTELGEEFVTAGMCLYRDGRDSVAWHGDTVGRSARHDTMVAIVSFGSPRNLLLRPRAGGHDTLRFPLGHGDLIVMGGSCQRTWEHAIPKTARPVGPRVSVQFRPHGVA, encoded by the coding sequence ATGAGCAGCAGTTACCAGCCCTCGATGCTCGACCTCCTGGGAGACGGGCCGGCGCTTCCCGCCGGTCCGTCCGACGCCGTGGCGTTCACGCCGCTGGACCGGGTCACCCGGCATCGGCTCACCGCGGGCGCCTGGGTGGATGTGCTGCCCGGCTGGATGCACGGCTCGGACGCGGTCTTCGAGACGCTGCTCGGCATCGATTGGCGAGCCGAGCGGCGGAAGATGTATGACGACGTCGTCGACGTGCCGCGGCTGCTGCGCTGGTTCGGCGGCGCTGAGACGCTGCCGCACCCCGGGCTCACCTCGGCGAAAGCACTGCTCAACACCCACTACGGCACGGAGCTGGGCGAGGAGTTCGTGACGGCGGGCATGTGCCTCTACCGCGACGGCCGGGACAGCGTCGCCTGGCACGGCGACACCGTTGGCCGCTCCGCACGCCACGACACCATGGTCGCGATCGTCTCGTTCGGCTCCCCGCGCAATCTGCTGCTGCGCCCCAGGGCGGGCGGGCACGACACGCTGCGCTTCCCCCTCGGCCACGGCGACCTGATCGTGATGGGCGGCTCCTGCCAGCGCACCTGGGAGCACGCCATTCCGAAGACGGCCCGCCCGGTCGGCCCGAGGGTCAGCGTCCAGTTCCGCCCTCACGGCGTCGCCTGA
- a CDS encoding ABC transporter ATP-binding protein yields MAVATDELALHHITVRFGGLTALDDVSLRVAPGKVVGVIGPNGAGKTTLFNVICGFVPPTEGTLTLDGRDWRPRPHHLSRLGIARTLQGVGQFAGMTVLENVMVGVRGRRAEAEALAALDRCGVAKYAATYPGALPYAIRKRIELARALASKPRVLMLDEPAGGLDTDEIRWLGDLIKEIGTTVLLVEHHMDLVMSVCDEILVLDFGKPIALGTPAEISTNERVTEAYLGTPA; encoded by the coding sequence GTGGCTGTGGCAACAGATGAGCTCGCCCTTCACCACATAACCGTTCGCTTCGGCGGGCTGACTGCTCTTGACGATGTGTCCCTGCGCGTGGCGCCGGGGAAAGTCGTCGGAGTGATCGGGCCCAACGGGGCGGGCAAGACGACACTTTTCAATGTCATCTGCGGATTCGTGCCGCCGACCGAGGGCACCCTCACCCTCGACGGGCGGGACTGGCGACCCCGGCCGCATCACCTCAGCCGGCTCGGGATCGCCCGGACGCTGCAGGGGGTCGGCCAGTTCGCCGGCATGACCGTGCTGGAGAACGTGATGGTCGGCGTTCGCGGGCGGCGGGCCGAGGCGGAAGCGCTGGCCGCGCTGGATCGGTGCGGTGTCGCGAAATATGCGGCCACCTATCCCGGCGCGCTGCCCTATGCGATCCGCAAACGGATCGAGCTGGCTCGCGCCCTCGCATCGAAGCCGCGCGTCCTGATGCTCGACGAGCCGGCCGGCGGTCTGGACACCGACGAGATCCGCTGGCTCGGCGACCTGATCAAAGAGATCGGCACCACCGTTCTGCTGGTCGAGCACCACATGGACCTGGTGATGTCGGTCTGCGACGAGATCCTGGTCCTCGACTTCGGCAAGCCGATCGCGCTCGGCACCCCCGCCGAGATCAGCACGAACGAGCGGGTCACCGAGGCTTATCTCGGCACACCCGCATAA
- a CDS encoding ABC transporter ATP-binding protein, translated as MSSALLRVEGLTAGYGAAPVLHDVNLTVQPGEIVAVLGANGAGKTTLLRTLSGLVRSSRGQVVFDGADLKSTKVERMVRRGIAHVPEGRGVVTELTVDENLRLGGLWRRDQADAKRALDEVYELFPALAQRRASAGHQLSGGERQMLALGRALVGRPRLLLLDEPSLGLAPKITAQIMALLRDLQKNTGLAVLLVEQNVRSALSIADEGVVLALGRVVTRNKASALRDDADLRHAYLGF; from the coding sequence ATGAGCAGCGCACTGCTGCGGGTCGAGGGGCTCACCGCCGGATACGGTGCGGCGCCGGTCCTGCACGACGTCAACCTCACCGTCCAACCCGGAGAGATCGTCGCTGTTCTCGGCGCCAACGGAGCCGGCAAGACCACGCTCCTGCGTACCCTGTCCGGTCTGGTCCGCAGCAGCCGCGGCCAGGTGGTCTTCGACGGCGCGGACCTGAAGAGCACCAAGGTCGAACGGATGGTGCGCCGCGGCATCGCGCACGTCCCGGAGGGACGCGGTGTGGTCACCGAGCTCACCGTCGACGAGAACCTGCGGCTCGGCGGCCTGTGGCGGCGCGATCAGGCCGACGCGAAACGTGCCCTCGACGAGGTGTACGAGCTGTTCCCGGCGCTGGCACAACGTCGTGCCTCCGCCGGGCACCAGTTGTCCGGCGGTGAGCGGCAGATGCTCGCGCTGGGCCGGGCGCTGGTCGGCAGGCCGAGACTGCTGCTGCTCGACGAGCCGTCGCTGGGCCTGGCTCCGAAGATCACCGCACAGATCATGGCGCTCCTGCGTGACCTGCAGAAGAACACCGGCCTCGCCGTCCTGCTCGTGGAGCAGAACGTCCGCAGCGCGCTCTCCATCGCCGACGAGGGCGTGGTGCTGGCCCTCGGCCGGGTGGTGACCCGCAACAAGGCGTCCGCGCTGCGCGACGACGCCGACCTCCGTCACGCCTACCTGGGGTTCTGA
- a CDS encoding branched-chain amino acid ABC transporter permease, whose protein sequence is MSQFIYLTFDGLSRGAVYAAFALALVLIWRAARIVNFAQGAMAVAAVYAGYSVTTATGSYWLGFVTALVAGLVLGVVVERVVMRFVDHSSPLNGVVVALGLVLVIQGVLGIIYGSEFQPVETPFSRDAFEVGGIAVLSRYDLFVFAAVGAVVVLLTLLFTRTAVGLRMRAAAFAPDVSRLLGVSVGGMLTLGWALAAAVGSLAGMLVVPTELGLHPTAMDVVFISAFTAAVVGGLDSPIGAVTGGLVVGLLLSYVSGYVEPTVAPMAVLLLLVVVLLGKPGGLFSSSKARVA, encoded by the coding sequence ATGAGCCAGTTCATCTATCTGACCTTCGACGGGCTGAGCCGGGGCGCCGTCTACGCGGCGTTCGCGCTGGCCCTGGTGCTGATCTGGCGGGCCGCCCGGATCGTCAACTTCGCGCAGGGCGCGATGGCGGTGGCGGCCGTCTACGCCGGTTACTCGGTCACCACCGCGACCGGCTCCTACTGGCTCGGATTCGTCACCGCGCTCGTCGCGGGACTGGTCCTCGGCGTGGTGGTCGAGCGGGTGGTGATGCGGTTCGTCGACCACTCGTCGCCGCTGAACGGCGTGGTCGTGGCGCTCGGCCTGGTCCTGGTGATCCAGGGCGTGCTCGGCATCATCTACGGCAGCGAGTTCCAGCCGGTCGAGACGCCGTTCAGCCGGGACGCGTTCGAGGTCGGCGGCATCGCGGTGCTGTCCCGGTACGACCTGTTCGTGTTCGCCGCGGTGGGCGCGGTGGTCGTCCTTCTCACGCTTCTCTTCACGCGTACGGCGGTGGGGCTGCGGATGCGGGCGGCGGCCTTCGCGCCCGACGTCTCGCGGCTGCTCGGTGTCTCGGTGGGCGGAATGCTGACGCTCGGCTGGGCGCTCGCCGCCGCGGTCGGCTCGCTGGCCGGGATGCTTGTCGTCCCGACCGAACTGGGCCTGCATCCGACGGCGATGGACGTGGTGTTCATCTCCGCGTTCACCGCCGCGGTGGTCGGCGGCCTGGACAGCCCGATCGGCGCGGTCACCGGCGGTCTCGTGGTGGGGCTGCTGCTCTCCTACGTCAGCGGTTACGTCGAGCCGACGGTCGCCCCGATGGCGGTCCTTCTCCTGCTCGTGGTGGTGCTCCTCGGCAAGCCGGGCGGGCTCTTCTCCAGCTCGAAGGCGAGGGTGGCATGA
- a CDS encoding branched-chain amino acid ABC transporter permease, with product MTDMKQKTAAPDVPTASAPARKSRRRLAPVLVVLAGAILILILSYTLPPFRNYQLATVGAYLCVTAGLTVLTGLNGQLSLGHGALMATGAYTFALSQNKWLSLPLSFVLAIVVTTVAGAVIGLAAARLRGPYLAGLTLAVAIVVPSVTSTFDETFNSDQGLSVVLDPPPGTIPMERWQAWLCWAGALVTVLVLAMLVRGRFGRDLRAVRDDETAAKLAGINIARTQVMAFVVSAVCAGLSGALFALLAQSVSPGAFPLTLSLFLVMAIVIGGLGSLFGALWGAVLLVALPALAQSVAEQAGSHRLEGNLALVVFGVVLIVVMLAAPGGLASIRLSSIRSTFIRRFRRER from the coding sequence ATGACCGACATGAAACAGAAGACGGCTGCTCCGGACGTACCCACCGCAAGCGCGCCGGCGCGGAAGAGCCGACGCCGCCTCGCTCCGGTCCTGGTCGTCCTGGCCGGCGCGATTCTGATTCTGATCCTCAGTTACACGCTGCCGCCGTTCCGGAACTACCAGCTCGCCACGGTCGGCGCCTATCTCTGCGTGACCGCCGGGCTGACCGTCCTGACCGGACTGAACGGGCAGCTCAGCCTCGGGCACGGCGCGCTGATGGCGACCGGCGCCTACACGTTCGCGCTGAGCCAGAACAAGTGGCTCAGCCTGCCGCTCAGCTTCGTCCTGGCGATCGTGGTGACCACGGTGGCCGGCGCGGTGATCGGGCTGGCCGCGGCCCGGTTGCGCGGACCCTATCTGGCCGGCCTGACGCTCGCCGTCGCGATCGTGGTCCCGTCGGTGACCAGCACGTTCGACGAGACGTTCAACAGCGATCAGGGCCTGTCGGTGGTGCTCGACCCGCCGCCCGGGACGATCCCGATGGAACGCTGGCAGGCCTGGCTCTGCTGGGCCGGCGCGCTGGTCACCGTGCTGGTGCTGGCCATGCTGGTCCGCGGGCGGTTCGGGCGGGATCTTCGCGCGGTACGGGACGACGAGACCGCCGCCAAGCTGGCCGGCATCAACATCGCCCGTACCCAGGTGATGGCCTTTGTCGTGAGCGCGGTCTGCGCCGGGTTGTCCGGCGCCCTGTTCGCCCTGCTCGCACAGAGTGTCTCGCCCGGCGCCTTCCCGCTGACCCTCTCGCTGTTCCTGGTGATGGCGATCGTGATCGGCGGCCTGGGCAGCCTGTTCGGCGCGCTCTGGGGCGCCGTCCTGCTGGTCGCCCTGCCCGCGCTGGCCCAGTCGGTCGCCGAGCAGGCCGGCTCGCACCGTCTCGAGGGGAACCTCGCCCTGGTCGTCTTCGGCGTGGTGCTCATCGTCGTCATGCTCGCCGCACCCGGCGGCCTGGCATCCATCCGCCTTTCTTCCATCCGCTCCACCTTCATCCGCAGATTCAGGAGGGAACGATGA